The following proteins come from a genomic window of Pseudomonas putida:
- a CDS encoding EamA family transporter: protein MSSSTPLSGVNQPLRGIALVVVATFLFASHDALSKFLGGLYPIVMVVWARYVVHTLLMAGIFLPKSGLNVLRTRRPVLQTLRALSLLSTSLLFTTGLQYLPLAEATAVNFLAPVLVTALSAPLLKERVTVGQWVAVVMGFIGVLVVVHPGGAMFTPAILYPFGSALGFCFYQLLTRILAAHDSPTTSNFYAGLCNTLAMSALVPFFWEVPRWDHALLMLALGGFGMTAHLLLTQAFRHAAPALLAPFSYCQIVFAGLLGFVVYSQVPDTLSLVGILVICLSGLGAAWMQRGK, encoded by the coding sequence ATGAGTTCCAGCACACCGCTGTCCGGCGTCAACCAACCCCTGCGCGGCATCGCGTTGGTGGTGGTGGCGACGTTCCTGTTCGCCAGCCACGATGCCTTGTCCAAATTCCTGGGTGGCCTGTACCCGATAGTCATGGTGGTGTGGGCGCGTTATGTGGTGCACACGTTGCTGATGGCCGGCATCTTCCTGCCCAAGTCTGGGCTCAACGTGTTGCGCACCCGCCGGCCGGTATTGCAGACCTTGCGGGCCCTGAGCCTGCTGAGCACCAGCCTGCTGTTCACGACCGGCTTGCAGTACCTGCCACTGGCGGAGGCCACGGCCGTCAACTTCCTTGCCCCGGTGCTGGTCACCGCGCTGTCGGCGCCGCTGCTGAAAGAGCGAGTGACAGTGGGGCAGTGGGTGGCGGTGGTGATGGGCTTTATTGGCGTGCTGGTAGTGGTGCACCCGGGTGGGGCGATGTTTACCCCGGCCATTCTGTATCCGTTCGGTTCGGCATTGGGCTTCTGCTTCTATCAGTTGCTGACGCGCATTCTGGCGGCGCATGACAGCCCGACCACCAGCAACTTCTATGCAGGGTTGTGCAACACCTTGGCGATGAGTGCGCTGGTGCCGTTCTTCTGGGAAGTGCCGCGCTGGGACCATGCTCTGTTGATGCTGGCACTGGGCGGCTTTGGCATGACTGCGCACCTGCTGTTGACCCAGGCCTTCCGCCATGCAGCGCCAGCGTTGCTGGCGCCGTTCAGTTATTGCCAGATCGTGTTTGCCGGGTTGCTCGGCTTCGTGGTGTACAGCCAGGTGCCGGATACCCTGAGCCTGGTGGGGATTTTGGTGATCTGCCTCAGCGGGCTCGGTGCAGCGTGGATGCAGCGCGGCAAATAG
- a CDS encoding LysR family transcriptional regulator codes for MNRNDLRRVDMNLLVLFEALMIERNLTRVGEKLFITQSTVSAALARLRELFDDPLLIRNGRAMEPTPRALQIFAELGPAMDVISAAISRAREFDPANSCNVFRLGLSDDAEFGLFPALLQALREEAPEISVVVRRANFLLMPGLLASGEISVGVSYTTDLPATAKRRKLRDIGVRVLRADDRPGPLTLDEYCARPHVMVSFSGDMSGNIDLDLARIGRCRKVVLAVPQFGSLRALLRNTELIATVPDYAACALADDGSLRADPAPFDITEAELSMVWSGAQDNDPAERWLRDRILQFMATQ; via the coding sequence ATGAACCGCAACGACCTGCGCCGCGTCGACATGAACCTGCTGGTGCTGTTCGAAGCCCTGATGATCGAACGCAACCTGACCCGCGTCGGCGAAAAGCTGTTTATCACCCAATCCACCGTCAGCGCCGCCCTCGCCCGCCTGCGCGAGCTGTTCGACGACCCACTGCTGATTCGCAACGGCCGGGCCATGGAACCCACCCCACGGGCCCTGCAGATCTTTGCCGAACTTGGCCCGGCCATGGACGTGATTTCCGCCGCCATCAGTCGCGCGCGCGAGTTCGACCCGGCCAACAGCTGCAACGTGTTCCGCCTGGGGCTTTCTGACGATGCCGAGTTCGGCCTGTTTCCGGCCCTGCTGCAGGCCCTGCGCGAAGAGGCCCCGGAGATCAGCGTGGTAGTGCGGCGGGCCAACTTTCTGCTGATGCCCGGCCTGCTGGCCAGCGGCGAGATCTCGGTAGGCGTGAGCTATACCACCGACCTGCCGGCCACCGCCAAACGCCGCAAACTACGCGACATCGGCGTACGGGTGCTGCGCGCCGACGACCGCCCAGGGCCGCTGACCCTCGACGAATACTGCGCCCGCCCGCATGTGATGGTGTCGTTCTCCGGTGACATGAGCGGCAACATCGACCTCGATCTGGCCCGCATCGGTCGTTGCCGCAAGGTGGTGCTGGCGGTGCCGCAGTTCGGTAGCCTGCGTGCCCTGCTGCGCAACACCGAGCTGATCGCCACCGTGCCGGACTATGCCGCTTGTGCCCTCGCCGACGACGGCAGCCTGCGCGCCGACCCGGCGCCGTTCGACATCACCGAGGCCGAGCTGTCGATGGTCTGGAGCGGCGCCCAGGACAACGACCCCGCCGAGCGCTGGCTGCGCGACCGCATCCTGCAGTTCATGGCCACGCAGTGA